The following coding sequences are from one uncultured Desulfobacter sp. window:
- a CDS encoding iron chelate uptake ABC transporter family permease subunit, translated as MFDLFIAPLTETYFQKALIGGSIVAMVAGVVGCLVVLRRMAFLGDALSHAMIAGVAGGYLVMKLFFGLEAHAPGMLLGSLIAAVATVALISFVSRISRVKEDTAIGIMYTGIFALGVVAVSIFRHYIHIDLMHFIMGDILGVADTDLWVSAFVAAGVLTVIILFFRHFQLSTFDPIMAASIGLPVVLLDYLFTTCVSLVVVSAVSMVGVILVVGLLITPAATAYLLSDRLDKMMMLAAVFGVTSVIGGLYLCVWLDSAGGGAIMLFCTLQFLVVLTVAPKYGLLARWLRLRNLVPQQVVEDVLTTVLRNENPAPLSLIHKYAGEKKGLQKALRRMIQDGLLRHEGQDYALTDKGEKEAGTVLRAHRLWETYLKSIGTPETEVHATAHQLEHLDQAQTLAYLDKKLGNPKTDPHGKTIPGKEAGI; from the coding sequence ATGTTTGATCTTTTTATTGCCCCCCTGACAGAGACCTATTTTCAAAAAGCGCTGATCGGCGGTTCCATCGTAGCCATGGTGGCCGGTGTCGTCGGCTGCCTTGTGGTGTTACGGCGCATGGCCTTTTTGGGTGACGCCCTCTCCCATGCCATGATCGCCGGGGTTGCCGGCGGCTACCTGGTCATGAAGTTGTTCTTTGGGCTGGAGGCCCATGCCCCGGGCATGCTTTTGGGCTCCCTCATTGCGGCCGTGGCCACCGTGGCCCTCATATCCTTTGTCTCAAGGATCTCCCGGGTCAAGGAGGACACGGCCATCGGCATCATGTACACAGGCATCTTTGCTTTGGGCGTGGTAGCCGTTTCGATTTTCAGGCATTACATCCACATTGATCTGATGCATTTTATCATGGGGGACATTCTGGGGGTTGCAGATACGGATCTTTGGGTATCGGCCTTTGTGGCCGCAGGGGTTCTGACCGTCATCATCCTTTTTTTCAGGCATTTCCAACTCTCCACCTTTGATCCGATCATGGCCGCATCCATTGGCCTGCCCGTGGTGCTCCTGGATTACCTGTTTACCACCTGCGTCTCCCTGGTGGTGGTCTCGGCGGTGAGTATGGTGGGGGTCATTCTGGTGGTGGGTCTTCTGATCACACCGGCTGCTACCGCCTATCTTCTTTCAGATCGCCTGGACAAGATGATGATGCTGGCAGCCGTTTTCGGTGTCACGTCGGTCATTGGCGGGTTGTATCTGTGCGTCTGGCTGGACTCGGCCGGCGGCGGTGCCATCATGCTGTTTTGCACCCTGCAGTTCCTGGTGGTCCTGACGGTTGCACCCAAATACGGCCTGCTTGCCCGATGGCTGCGGCTGAGGAATCTTGTGCCCCAGCAGGTGGTGGAAGATGTGCTGACCACGGTGCTGCGAAATGAAAACCCCGCGCCTTTAAGCCTCATTCACAAATATGCAGGAGAGAAAAAAGGCCTGCAAAAAGCACTTCGTCGGATGATCCAGGACGGTTTGCTTCGCCACGAAGGCCAGGACTACGCCCTGACGGACAAGGGGGAAAAGGAGGCCGGCACCGTACTGCGGGCCCACCGTCTCTGGGAAACGTATCTTAAGAGCATCGGCACTCCGGAAACAGAAGTTCATGCCACGGCCCATCAACTGGAACATCTGGACCAGGCCCAGACCCTGGCCTACCTCGATAAAAAGCTGGGCAACCCCAAAACCGATCCCCACGGAAAAACAATTCCAGGAAAAGAGGCTGGGATTTAA
- the efp gene encoding elongation factor P, whose amino-acid sequence MYLASDLRKGLKLEIDGDPHVIVGFEFKKPGKGQSLYKCKLKNMITGSQFERTYRSGDKFEKADLEETDMEYLYSDRDGWWFMNSTTYDQIMLTKEQIGENVDLLKENTVCTVLLHNQNPIGVTLPNFVVLRVTAAEPWAKGDTATGDTKPATVETGFEVQVPPFVNEDQLIKIDTRTREYVERASE is encoded by the coding sequence ATGTATTTAGCCAGCGATTTGAGAAAGGGGCTTAAACTGGAGATTGACGGTGATCCCCATGTGATTGTCGGTTTTGAGTTTAAAAAGCCGGGCAAGGGGCAGTCCCTGTATAAATGCAAACTTAAGAATATGATCACAGGTTCCCAGTTTGAACGCACCTACCGTTCCGGTGACAAATTTGAAAAGGCTGACCTGGAAGAAACGGATATGGAATACCTCTATTCAGACCGTGACGGCTGGTGGTTTATGAATTCCACCACTTACGATCAGATCATGCTGACCAAGGAGCAGATCGGAGAGAACGTGGATCTGCTCAAGGAGAATACCGTGTGTACCGTGCTGTTGCACAACCAGAACCCCATCGGCGTCACACTGCCCAACTTCGTGGTCCTGCGCGTCACCGCCGCAGAACCCTGGGCCAAAGGCGATACGGCCACGGGCGACACCAAACCTGCCACCGTGGAAACCGGTTTTGAAGTCCAGGTGCCTCCGTTTGTAAATGAAGACCAATTGATCAAGATTGATACCCGGACCCGGGAATACGTTGAACGGGCCAGCGAATAG
- the guaA gene encoding glutamine-hydrolyzing GMP synthase translates to MIIVIDFGSQFNQLIARRVRENNVYCQVEPSDIPLAKIKELSPTGIILSGGPSSIYEENSPTIDAGIFDLDVPILGICYGMQYMVHTLGGTIEQANKREYGFAELRITPGNPLFKEMDDSFQCWMSHGDSAKALPEGFEITGQTDNTPIAAIANYNKKLFGLQFHPEVEHSVNGAAMIRHFLFDVCGCDQNWTMKSFSEGAIAQIKDAVGDKKVIMGLSGGVDSSVAATLIHKAVGKNLHCIFVDNGLLRLNEKEQLEISLLANLDMNIKFVDAQDKFLTALAGVTDPEQKRKIIGKLFIEVFDAEAKKVEGAQFLGQGTLYPDIIESKSAFGGPTSVIKSHHNVGGLPEEMNLKLVEPLQLLFKDEVRKLGLELGIHEDLIWRQPFPGPGLAIRILGDITRERLDILRKADDILLQEIKQAGLYRKLWQSFAVLLPIKSVGVMGDKRTFANCLAIRAVTSNDAMTADWAKLPHDLLGKISNRIINEVDKVNRVVFDITSKPPGTIEWE, encoded by the coding sequence ATGATCATTGTTATCGACTTTGGATCCCAGTTTAACCAACTGATCGCCCGGCGTGTCAGGGAAAATAATGTATACTGTCAGGTGGAACCTTCGGATATCCCCCTTGCTAAAATAAAGGAACTTTCCCCCACAGGCATCATTCTTTCCGGCGGACCCTCTTCCATCTACGAAGAGAACAGCCCGACCATCGACGCCGGCATTTTTGACCTGGACGTGCCCATTCTCGGCATCTGTTACGGCATGCAGTATATGGTACATACATTAGGGGGTACCATCGAACAAGCCAACAAAAGAGAGTATGGCTTTGCCGAGCTGCGAATCACTCCGGGCAACCCGCTGTTCAAGGAGATGGACGACAGCTTCCAGTGCTGGATGAGCCATGGAGACTCTGCCAAAGCACTGCCCGAAGGGTTCGAAATAACAGGTCAAACCGACAACACCCCCATTGCCGCCATCGCAAATTACAATAAAAAACTGTTTGGCCTTCAGTTCCATCCGGAAGTCGAGCACTCCGTTAACGGGGCTGCCATGATCCGCCATTTTCTGTTTGACGTGTGCGGATGCGATCAGAACTGGACCATGAAATCCTTCAGTGAAGGGGCCATTGCCCAGATCAAGGATGCGGTGGGAGACAAAAAAGTCATCATGGGCCTTTCCGGCGGGGTGGACTCCTCTGTGGCCGCCACACTGATCCATAAAGCCGTGGGGAAAAATCTGCACTGTATTTTCGTGGACAACGGGCTGTTACGACTGAACGAAAAAGAGCAGCTTGAGATCAGCCTTCTGGCTAATCTGGACATGAACATCAAGTTTGTGGATGCCCAGGACAAATTCTTAACCGCACTGGCCGGGGTGACGGACCCTGAACAGAAAAGAAAAATCATCGGTAAACTTTTCATTGAGGTGTTTGACGCCGAGGCCAAAAAGGTCGAAGGTGCACAATTCCTTGGCCAGGGCACCTTGTATCCGGATATTATTGAATCCAAATCCGCATTTGGCGGTCCCACCTCGGTCATCAAATCCCACCACAATGTAGGCGGCCTGCCCGAAGAGATGAACTTGAAGCTTGTGGAACCCCTGCAATTGCTGTTCAAGGATGAGGTCAGAAAACTGGGCCTTGAACTGGGCATCCACGAGGATCTGATCTGGCGCCAGCCCTTCCCGGGCCCCGGACTTGCCATACGCATCCTGGGCGACATCACCCGGGAGCGCCTGGATATTCTTCGCAAGGCCGATGACATTCTTCTCCAGGAGATCAAACAGGCCGGCCTTTACAGAAAACTGTGGCAGTCCTTTGCGGTGCTTCTGCCCATCAAAAGTGTGGGGGTCATGGGGGATAAACGGACCTTTGCCAATTGCCTGGCCATTCGTGCGGTTACATCCAATGACGCCATGACGGCGGACTGGGCCAAGCTGCCCCACGACCTGTTGGGAAAAATTTCCAATCGCATTATCAATGAAGTGGACAAGGTAAACCGCGTGGTCTTTGACATCACCTCAAAACCGCCCGGCACCATTGAATGGGAATAA
- a CDS encoding SidJ-related pseudokinase, which yields MSHAPPSSPRIREEHLLIHHRLDFSAAYMGVKYISEHAADYPFTITRHTLDALLAVFDTTRFKKAKQAFFLYHEAACTLVEMCRTMENDISRTIVPDLMSLLMKSSGNLLRALSQALGRLADNRPARNVPALPDNIMPLDINFAGLAERFTPPGQKSPANGQWAWKGRSLIFQTETTILGVVKFATSPGNVHEIHQEASWMDWFAQNGIDSDTRVPEPVRLQGNDLFKITDELPPGGPDGLYGPVCIIFIPCPGYYEYPNVKDADQERIKSSFFKSAFALGKLSSLGIYHTALIPLFHNRVQQNRRNDNGRYLWEHAGRLDQWLDSSRFPNFAASGLRDFEHIACQAKPLDLGHYTGEYLLSFIMVAGSCFRNKAPHRRGTDGTRPHVDTRDLFCPDLFESLLTGVCEYYFKGLTQCESFDPEPFNVPGLVQQLIEKMGMDEHMQEALRVQDQLSMNDDQFKQFLAARGVTRIPVKGEEEITLFTGPHLGDFNQAISIPELIEFLFKFSAYCVSTCFLKQHHRTRSLSPG from the coding sequence ATGAGCCATGCCCCACCTTCCAGCCCGAGAATCCGTGAAGAGCACCTCCTGATTCATCATCGCCTGGATTTTTCTGCGGCGTATATGGGGGTTAAATATATAAGCGAGCATGCAGCGGATTATCCGTTCACGATTACCCGGCACACCCTGGATGCGCTGCTTGCCGTATTTGACACCACCCGGTTTAAAAAGGCCAAACAAGCCTTTTTTCTATACCATGAAGCCGCCTGCACCCTGGTGGAGATGTGCAGAACAATGGAGAACGATATTTCCCGAACCATTGTACCGGACCTTATGTCGCTTCTCATGAAAAGTTCAGGCAACCTGCTTCGGGCATTAAGCCAGGCCCTTGGCCGGTTGGCGGATAATCGGCCCGCACGGAATGTCCCCGCTCTTCCCGACAATATCATGCCTTTGGACATCAATTTTGCCGGCCTTGCCGAAAGATTCACCCCCCCGGGTCAAAAATCGCCGGCCAACGGGCAATGGGCCTGGAAAGGCAGAAGCCTGATATTCCAAACAGAAACAACGATCCTGGGCGTAGTCAAATTTGCCACATCCCCGGGCAATGTCCATGAAATCCACCAGGAAGCGTCATGGATGGACTGGTTCGCCCAAAACGGCATCGATTCTGATACCCGTGTCCCCGAGCCGGTCCGTCTCCAGGGAAACGATCTATTCAAAATCACGGATGAACTGCCCCCGGGAGGACCGGATGGCCTGTATGGTCCGGTCTGCATCATCTTCATCCCCTGCCCGGGGTATTACGAATACCCCAATGTAAAAGATGCGGATCAGGAACGTATTAAATCATCGTTTTTCAAATCCGCTTTTGCCTTGGGCAAACTATCATCTCTGGGGATTTACCATACCGCATTGATCCCATTATTTCATAACCGGGTTCAGCAAAATCGAAGAAACGACAACGGCAGATATTTATGGGAACATGCCGGGCGCCTGGATCAGTGGCTGGACTCAAGCCGGTTCCCCAACTTTGCCGCATCCGGTTTGCGGGATTTCGAGCATATTGCCTGCCAGGCAAAGCCGCTGGACCTTGGGCATTATACCGGGGAATATCTGCTCAGTTTTATCATGGTGGCCGGTTCCTGTTTCAGAAATAAAGCCCCCCACCGGCGGGGCACAGACGGCACCCGCCCCCATGTGGACACCCGGGATCTTTTTTGCCCGGATCTGTTTGAGTCGCTTTTAACCGGGGTGTGTGAGTACTATTTCAAAGGGTTAACCCAATGTGAGTCCTTTGATCCAGAACCCTTTAACGTCCCTGGACTTGTCCAGCAACTCATTGAAAAAATGGGAATGGATGAACATATGCAGGAAGCATTAAGGGTACAGGATCAGCTATCCATGAACGATGATCAGTTTAAGCAGTTCCTGGCGGCGCGGGGCGTGACCCGCATACCGGTCAAAGGAGAAGAAGAGATTACGTTGTTTACCGGCCCCCATCTCGGCGACTTCAATCAGGCCATATCCATACCTGAACTCATTGAATTTTTGTTCAAATTTTCCGCATACTGCGTATCCACCTGTTTTTTAAAACAGCATCACCGCACACGCAGTTTATCCCCGGGATGA
- a CDS encoding transglycosylase SLT domain-containing protein, which produces MKPFLIFTVFLVILAVPLTVAAQEKFEPVNSKPIKSQLIKIELPNSEPSAPESIKSNPATSEPSSVKTHIPTLVETVRFSGDLRLCGEKIPFTDPEVRERLEKEMMLAVWNRPQVMLWLKRAHRWFPHIERILKKEKLPLDLKYLPIVESALLSYGESPKGAVGYWQFISSTGKRYGLRIDSKVDERRNMFAATRAACRYLKDLHSRFGSYLLAMSAYNMGEYGLSKAMSLQDTQDFFSLYLPLETQRYILKMVAVKLIMSNPEQYGFHLEPQDLYPVFTFDEIKLSPKNDVPLAMVAKACGISFKTIKDYNPQLRGYYLGGGAATLLVPEGTHKDFQKKFAALYKTLPQKKRSSGKYHLVKSGENLSIIAGKYQISLYKLLQLNKLSKRHVIHPGDKLRVR; this is translated from the coding sequence ATGAAACCATTTCTTATTTTCACAGTCTTTCTGGTCATACTTGCCGTACCCTTAACCGTGGCGGCACAAGAAAAATTCGAACCCGTCAATTCCAAACCGATAAAATCTCAATTGATCAAGATCGAACTGCCAAACTCTGAACCGTCGGCACCGGAATCAATAAAATCAAACCCGGCAACATCGGAACCGTCCAGTGTAAAGACCCACATTCCCACCCTGGTGGAAACCGTCCGTTTCTCGGGAGATCTGCGTCTTTGCGGAGAAAAAATACCCTTTACGGACCCCGAGGTCAGGGAGCGCCTTGAAAAAGAGATGATGCTGGCCGTATGGAACCGGCCCCAGGTGATGCTGTGGCTTAAACGTGCCCACCGGTGGTTTCCTCACATTGAACGCATATTGAAAAAGGAAAAACTGCCCCTGGATTTAAAATATCTGCCCATCGTGGAAAGCGCGCTTCTGTCCTACGGCGAATCCCCCAAGGGAGCAGTTGGATACTGGCAGTTCATTTCAAGCACAGGTAAACGATACGGATTGCGCATTGATTCAAAAGTCGACGAACGCCGGAATATGTTTGCCGCCACCCGGGCGGCCTGCCGCTATCTTAAGGATCTTCATTCCCGGTTTGGCTCATACCTGCTGGCCATGTCCGCATACAACATGGGAGAGTATGGTCTGAGCAAGGCCATGTCACTCCAGGATACCCAGGACTTTTTCTCCCTTTACCTGCCCTTGGAGACCCAGCGGTATATCCTGAAGATGGTTGCAGTCAAGTTGATTATGTCCAATCCGGAACAGTATGGATTTCACCTTGAACCCCAGGATCTTTATCCGGTGTTTACTTTTGATGAAATCAAACTGTCCCCCAAAAATGATGTGCCTTTGGCCATGGTCGCCAAGGCCTGCGGCATCTCATTTAAGACCATTAAGGATTATAACCCCCAGCTTCGGGGGTATTATCTGGGCGGGGGCGCAGCCACACTCCTTGTGCCCGAAGGGACACATAAGGATTTTCAGAAAAAATTTGCCGCCCTTTATAAAACCCTGCCCCAAAAAAAGAGATCTTCCGGAAAATACCATCTGGTAAAATCCGGGGAAAACCTTTCAATTATTGCAGGAAAATATCAGATCTCCCTGTACAAATTACTTCAACTCAATAAGCTGTCAAAACGCCATGTCATTCATCCCGGGGATAAACTGCGTGTGCGGTGA
- a CDS encoding inositol monophosphatase family protein, which yields MIPFIKNLARQAGKICLEGQKNLTAHDLEFKSAKDIVTETDKNVEAFLVNAILERYPDHGVLGEEYGTVQANSRFRWIIDPIDGTTSFVHRLPFYSISIALENAGELVLGLVYAPVTGQLFYAEKGRGAFMNDTPIHVSDTQTLDNAVMATGFACLRAGLETNNLPIFNELVPKLRDVRRFGSAALDLCYTALGCLDGFWEMQLNIYDIAAGTVILKEAGGVVTDFTGGGQFPEKGVAATNKCLHNELVRILTNFCVV from the coding sequence TTGATTCCCTTTATAAAAAATTTGGCCCGGCAGGCAGGAAAGATCTGTCTTGAAGGTCAAAAAAATTTGACTGCCCATGACCTTGAATTCAAATCCGCAAAGGATATTGTCACCGAAACCGATAAAAACGTTGAAGCGTTTCTGGTCAACGCCATCCTTGAACGCTATCCGGACCACGGCGTACTCGGAGAAGAGTACGGGACTGTTCAGGCAAACAGCCGATTCAGATGGATTATTGATCCCATCGACGGCACCACATCGTTTGTCCACCGGCTGCCTTTTTACAGTATCAGCATCGCCCTTGAAAACGCAGGCGAATTAGTGCTTGGTCTGGTCTATGCCCCGGTAACAGGTCAGTTGTTTTATGCTGAAAAAGGCCGTGGCGCATTCATGAATGACACCCCGATCCATGTCTCGGACACCCAAACACTTGACAATGCGGTCATGGCAACGGGGTTTGCCTGCCTGAGGGCCGGCCTTGAAACCAATAATCTGCCGATTTTCAATGAACTTGTGCCTAAACTTCGGGACGTCCGTCGTTTTGGTTCGGCAGCGTTGGACCTTTGTTACACGGCGTTAGGCTGCCTGGACGGATTCTGGGAAATGCAGCTCAATATTTATGATATTGCCGCAGGAACGGTTATTTTAAAGGAAGCAGGCGGTGTGGTCACCGATTTCACCGGTGGCGGGCAATTTCCGGAAAAAGGCGTTGCCGCCACAAACAAATGCCTGCACAATGAACTGGTCCGGATTCTGACAAACTTTTGCGTTGTATAA
- the ylqF gene encoding ribosome biogenesis GTPase YlqF: MNIQWFPGHMLETKNQLKGAIAKVDALFEVVDARLPLSSSNPFLERIATGKNRMKVLNKADIADPAQTQAWLDYFKEEMNLTATAICGTRRQEASEALQTLVSQVDRNKARKAKVMVVGIPNTGKSTILNTLAGRKVAKTGNVPAITRHQQRTSLKGNIDLYDTPGILWPVIEPRQRGLALAVSGAISDTAVDYHEIAHFAAQFLLERYPDCLVARYPFLNSLPEDAQSLIESVGEARGCLKKGGYVDFQKASQLIIRDLRSGRLGRISFETPKDINSDHDTNE, translated from the coding sequence ATGAATATCCAGTGGTTTCCCGGCCATATGCTGGAGACAAAAAATCAGCTCAAAGGTGCCATTGCCAAGGTGGATGCCCTTTTTGAGGTGGTGGATGCAAGGCTGCCATTGTCCAGCTCAAACCCTTTTTTAGAGCGGATTGCCACGGGCAAAAACAGGATGAAAGTACTAAATAAGGCGGACATTGCCGATCCTGCCCAGACCCAGGCCTGGTTGGACTATTTCAAAGAAGAGATGAACCTGACGGCCACAGCCATCTGCGGCACCCGCCGGCAGGAGGCGTCAGAGGCCTTGCAAACGCTTGTGTCCCAGGTGGACCGGAACAAGGCCAGAAAAGCAAAGGTCATGGTGGTGGGGATTCCCAACACCGGAAAATCCACGATTTTGAACACCCTGGCCGGCAGAAAAGTGGCAAAGACAGGGAATGTTCCGGCAATTACCCGCCACCAGCAGCGCACCAGCCTGAAAGGCAATATTGATCTTTACGATACGCCGGGTATCCTGTGGCCGGTTATTGAACCCCGGCAGCGCGGACTTGCCCTGGCTGTATCCGGGGCCATCAGTGACACGGCCGTTGACTACCATGAAATCGCCCATTTTGCGGCTCAATTTTTACTGGAAAGATATCCGGATTGTCTCGTTGCGCGTTACCCGTTTTTAAATTCACTGCCCGAAGATGCCCAAAGCCTTATTGAATCGGTGGGCGAGGCCCGCGGATGCCTGAAAAAAGGCGGATATGTCGATTTTCAAAAGGCATCACAACTTATTATCAGAGATCTTAGATCCGGCAGGCTTGGCCGGATCAGTTTTGAAACACCAAAGGATATAAATTCAGACCATGATACAAATGAATAA
- a CDS encoding carboxy terminal-processing peptidase has protein sequence MNKSTYRLGALLVLAALLYFAPLCHAQITELTFQKEQAQQCVAIVNALERDHFTGKKMDGNMSAMVFDRYIKSLDPGRHLLTQKDLNAYQPLKHLMYKYLKTGNLVPAYEIFNLYQSRSAQRLEYILELAKSWQTQIDFSQNDTLVIDYEHKPFIQDMSGLKPLWKKELKNHIINLKIDKKSDDEISETLEKIYSNRLSRLSQTQSRDVFQIFMNAVTMSFDPHSQYFAPRLSEDFDIHMKLSLEGIGAVLQNEYEYTKVVRLIPKGPADKSQKLAPGDKIIGVGQGQDGEIKDTIGQRIDDVVKQIRGPKDTFVRLKIIPARKSNVTATISIKRDKVKLEEQSAQKKVVNVTSNDKKYKLGIIEIPNFYIDFDAYHRGDPDYKSTTRDVTRLLTELKKEKIDGLIVDLRDNGGGSLKEANDLTGLFLKYGPTVQVKTKFRVSRLYDEDPKIAYTGPLMVLINRMSASASEIFAGAIKDYHRGLIVGTRSFGKGTVQELKPLGEGRLKMTSAKFYRVSGKSTQHKGVEPDIWFPQIYRTKNTGESALDGALLWDHIDATRYSAYASLQPMIKPLDDAYKKRAEDSFGIKYLSRRIQLAESLSDQKTLSLNLTKRLETDSAFNQEELALENNYRRQKGEEPLASLEDIDPEKEEIKEILTDQAEYIAADFITLSRKIGYTWQ, from the coding sequence ATGAATAAATCAACCTACAGACTCGGGGCGTTACTTGTTCTTGCAGCGCTTTTGTATTTTGCACCGCTTTGCCACGCGCAAATTACCGAACTGACCTTCCAAAAGGAGCAGGCCCAACAATGTGTTGCCATTGTCAATGCCCTTGAACGGGATCATTTTACCGGGAAAAAAATGGATGGGAATATGTCCGCCATGGTGTTTGACCGGTACATAAAATCCCTGGATCCGGGCAGACATCTTCTGACCCAAAAAGATCTGAATGCGTATCAACCGCTGAAACATCTGATGTACAAATACCTGAAAACCGGCAACCTTGTACCGGCCTATGAAATTTTTAACCTTTACCAGTCCCGCAGCGCACAGCGCCTTGAATATATCCTTGAACTTGCCAAATCCTGGCAGACCCAAATTGACTTCTCCCAAAATGACACCCTTGTCATTGACTATGAGCATAAACCCTTTATCCAGGATATGTCAGGCCTTAAACCACTTTGGAAAAAAGAGCTGAAAAACCATATCATTAATTTAAAAATAGACAAAAAGTCGGATGATGAAATTTCCGAAACCCTGGAAAAAATTTATTCCAACCGCCTGTCCCGCCTGTCCCAGACACAGTCCCGGGATGTCTTCCAGATTTTTATGAATGCGGTCACCATGTCCTTTGATCCCCATTCCCAATATTTTGCCCCGCGGCTTTCCGAAGATTTTGATATCCATATGAAACTGAGTTTAGAGGGCATCGGGGCAGTGCTTCAAAACGAATATGAATACACAAAAGTGGTCCGGCTTATTCCCAAAGGGCCTGCGGACAAATCCCAGAAGCTTGCCCCCGGGGACAAAATAATCGGTGTGGGCCAGGGTCAGGATGGAGAGATCAAGGACACAATCGGCCAGCGCATTGATGATGTGGTCAAACAGATTCGCGGGCCCAAGGATACCTTTGTGCGCCTGAAAATTATTCCCGCCAGAAAATCCAATGTCACCGCCACCATCAGCATTAAACGCGACAAAGTTAAACTTGAGGAGCAGTCTGCCCAGAAAAAGGTGGTCAATGTCACCTCAAACGACAAAAAATATAAGCTGGGCATCATTGAAATCCCCAATTTTTACATAGATTTTGACGCCTATCACCGGGGTGATCCGGATTATAAGAGCACCACACGCGACGTAACAAGACTGCTGACCGAACTGAAAAAAGAGAAGATAGACGGGTTGATTGTGGATCTCAGGGACAATGGCGGCGGTTCTTTGAAAGAAGCCAATGATTTGACCGGGCTCTTCCTTAAATATGGACCTACGGTGCAGGTGAAAACAAAATTCAGGGTATCGCGCCTGTATGATGAAGACCCCAAAATTGCTTACACCGGACCGCTCATGGTGCTGATCAACAGGATGAGCGCATCGGCCAGTGAAATTTTTGCCGGGGCCATCAAAGATTATCACCGGGGCCTGATTGTGGGCACCCGAAGTTTCGGCAAGGGTACGGTTCAGGAACTCAAACCCTTGGGAGAAGGACGATTGAAGATGACCTCCGCCAAATTCTACCGGGTTTCCGGTAAAAGCACCCAGCACAAAGGCGTTGAACCCGACATCTGGTTTCCCCAGATTTACAGAACCAAAAACACCGGGGAAAGTGCCCTTGACGGGGCACTTCTCTGGGACCACATTGATGCCACCCGTTATTCGGCATACGCGTCTTTGCAGCCCATGATCAAACCCCTGGATGACGCCTATAAGAAACGGGCAGAAGACTCTTTCGGCATTAAATATCTCAGCCGCCGCATTCAATTGGCAGAATCATTGAGCGACCAAAAGACGCTCTCCTTGAATCTTACGAAACGCTTGGAAACAGATAGCGCATTTAACCAGGAAGAGCTGGCCCTGGAAAACAATTACCGGAGACAAAAAGGGGAAGAACCCCTGGCAAGCCTGGAGGACATTGACCCGGAAAAAGAAGAGATCAAGGAGATCCTGACGGATCAGGCCGAATACATTGCTGCAGATTTTATTACCTTAAGCCGCAAAATCGGATATACATGGCAGTAA